One region of Podospora bellae-mahoneyi strain CBS 112042 chromosome 1 map unlocalized CBS112042p_1.2, whole genome shotgun sequence genomic DNA includes:
- a CDS encoding uncharacterized protein (EggNog:ENOG503P1GJ; antiSMASH:Cluster_3; COG:S), with product MESPNGGQSPLAAAIAALPSCALACIQAAMANSTCSPLDNACRCTNAAYNAQVSQCVLGSCTIREGLTTRNITAGICGVEPYVDHSAKGIFIAFTALTTIFVGLRFLARQARNVHVWWDDVMSFVGVASVIALLGIMMNLYEIGMGSDMWSIKHENITRIFLLMWVAMFLYGVARTVSRVSIMLFYFRIFENTPGRRLRIAVLVLDVISCFALILLVLFPCRPISHFWDRWDGEHEGTCLDFYGEAVGIGIKDIIVDVIIIALPLPYISKLNLNRKKKIMSCILFSVGLCVVIVSAGRIAVVDKFVHSTNPTVDMMDLAILSVIELSLGIICACLPSVKPLLNSQYIPFLKSTRATKDSATPKYYPEFRSGNSGQSGGTSQKKIRVTYSTTVTDGNSAYRDESPLVMHPHASLRQHLPSGCTYDWYPGLHPSPPAPGIREAFGTSHQCFSYFDGSAKGGMEAVDKLADHLLAHGPYDAILAFSMGGALAATLLLRPDQQDPQVREAKSKIKSVVFLSSIMPSGWDELESGRVTFLKANRVSEENKIAIPTVHAWSNKDVHYPGMAKQVMNMCKQETRVEVKHSAGHGIPSVQGEASDLARAITHMLERL from the exons ATGGAATCTCCGAACGGAGGGCAATCCCCTTTGGCAGCGGCTATTGCTGCTCTGCCATCGTGTGCT TTGGCCTGCATCCAAGCAGCCATGGCAAACTCGACTTGCTCACCGCTCGATAACGCCTGCCGGTGTACCAATGCAGCTTACAACGCTCAAGTTAGCCAATGTGTGCTTGGAAGCTGCACAATCAGGGAAGGGCTCA CAACCCGAAATATTACGGCCGGTATCTGCGGCGTTGAGCCTTATGTCGACCATTCCGCCAAAGGAATCTTCATCGCCTTCACTGCCTTGACCACAATCTTTGTCGGCCTTCGGTTTCTTGCGAGACAGGCGAGAAATGTTCACGTCTGGTGGGATGACGTTATGAGCTTCGTGGGAGTC GCTTCCGTGATTGCTCTTCTCGGAATCATGATGAACT TATATGAAATCGGCATGGGGTCCGATATGTGGTCCATCAAACATGAAAATATCACACGAatcttcttgttgatgtgggtggCCATGTTTCTCTATGGTGTGGCCAGGACAGTTTCCAGAGTGTCCATTATGCTGTTTTATTTCCGCATCTTTGAGAACACCCCTGGCCGCCGTCTCAGAATTGCAGTTCTGGTTCTGGATGTCATCAGCTGCTTTGCTCTGATCCTGCTGGTCCTCTTTCCGTGCCGCCCCATCAGTCACTTTTGGGACCGCTGGGATGGCGAGCACGAAGGGACCTGTCTTGACTTTTACGGCGAGGCAGTTGGCATCGGTATCAAGGACATCATAGTCGATGTTATTATCATTGCACTTCCTCTGCCTTACATTTCCAAGTTGAACTTGAAtcgcaagaagaagatcatgAGTTGCATCTTGTTTTCTGTTGGACTTTG CGTTGTTATTGTCAGTGCCGGCCGAATTGCTGTCGTGGACAAATTTGTTCACTCAACGAATCCCACTG TTGATATGATGGATCTTGCAATCCTCTCTGTCATTGAACTCTCACTCGGTATCATCTGTGCTTGTCTCCCGAGTGTAAAGCCACTGCTTAACTCTCAATACATTCCGTTCTTAAAGTCCACCAGGGCTACCAAGGACTCCGCAACGCCAAAATACTACCCGGAGTTCAGGAGTGGAAATTCAGGGCAATCTGGTGGCACTAGCCAAAAGAAGATACGCGTCACGTACTCCACGACTGTGACTGATGGCAACAGCGCATATAGAGACGAGAGTCCCTTGGTGATGCATCCGCATG CTTCCCTCCGCCAACATTTACCGTCAGGATGCACATATGACTGGTATCCAGGACTCCATCCTAGCCCGCCTGCGCCTGGTATCAGAGAGGCGTTCGGAACCAGTCATCAGTGTTTCTCCTACTTTGATGGCTCAGCAAAAGGGGGTATGGAGGCAGTGGATAAACTGGCTGATCATCTTCTCGCCCATGGCCCCTATGATGCAATTCTTGCTTTCTCGATGGGTGGCGCGTTGGCCGCAACCCTCTTGCTCCGACCAGACCAGCAAGATCCTCAAGTCCGAGAAGCTAAGAGCAAGATCAAGAGTGTCGTTTTTCTTTCCAGTATCATGCCATCGGGCTGGGATGAATTGGAAAGCGGGAGAGTTACCTTTTTGAAGGCGAACAGGGTATCCGAGGAAAACAAGATTGCAATCCCTACTGTCCACGCTTGGAGCAACAAGGACGTGCATTACCCTGGGATGGCGAAGCAAGTTATGAATATGTGTAAACAGGAGAccagggtggaggtgaaaCATAGTGCTGGTCACGGAATTCCCAGTGTCCAGGGGGAAGCGTCCGACCTAGCAAGGGCCATAACGCACATGTTAGAGAGACTTTGA
- a CDS encoding uncharacterized protein (EggNog:ENOG503NXJJ; antiSMASH:Cluster_3; COG:Q), producing MPPAMLFVGCRSPADKIYADTLREWALAARVNIFYAFSQNTENTESAGCKYVQDRLWLERVRVMDLWEQGARMYVCGSRLVNEGVKDVLKRMYVESVQKQKGQDLTEAQVEEWWASTRRHRIFVLYSPKQAEYASSEIR from the exons ATGCCACCTGCCATGCTCTTTGTTGGCTGTCGGTCCCCTGCTGACAAAATCTACGCGGATACCTTGAGAGAGTGGGCTTTGGCTGCGAGAGTCAACATTTTCTACGCTTTCTCCCAAAACACGGAGAATACAGAAAGTGCAGGGTGCAAGTATGTTCAGGATAGACTTTGGCTGGAGCGAGTTCGGGTGATGGACCTGTGGGAACAGGGAGCAAGAATGTATGTTTGTGGCAGCAGGCTTGTGAACGAGGGTGTGAAGGATGTACTCAAGAGGATGTATGTTGAGAGTGtgcagaagcagaagggCCAAGATCTTACGGAGGCGCAGGTTGAAGAGTGGTGGGCGAGTACAAGAAGGCACAG AATCTTTGTGCTTTATTCACCCAAGCAAGCAGAGTATGCATCAAGCGAGATTCGCTAG
- a CDS encoding uncharacterized protein (SMCOG1034:cytochrome P450; EggNog:ENOG503NXJJ; antiSMASH:Cluster_3; COG:Q) → MDTRFNSLSRDADEPHKLVNALNGIFSEVTVRAARPAWFTKLQWSANRKFDENNAFLRKLAHEVISHRRANPSQKKDLLNALVNGKDPATGSETTGNLLAFLLYYLMANPKVYATLREEIDRVVGGDPLAPEHLNKLSYTKACLREALRLQPTVPVLAVKPVDVDGPIVLGHKWELDGPQTILILLHHLHRDASVWGENAEDFNPERMLDKNFAKLPPNAWKPFGNGQRSCIGNEFAFQEATIAVALLFQKFDFSFADPEYKLTIKQAASIKPANLFIHAKLRPGVDALSTTQGVVHEDTIGKPAPATDNVFSGVNDLKPIIVYYGSNMGTSMELANNLAKSAIQRGFQCTAAALDEATGSLRPGVLSVFISSSYDGQPTSNGAKFIDWISALSPNSLTGVEFVVFGCGNREWRDTFQRIPNLIFALLEKHGAKSIAAKGSADAAEGDVLAQFVTWQASDFWPCVANLHGITPGTTDEALRVAVVHQKPTFQPIQTGVSAIVKKVYQLTDDEVRPKYHLELELPERHNYEVGGYLEILPRNPLELVKRALTALGLKEDDVLELESSASTPLPTGVPLLAKDLLSHHLDLNQPATVKQLELLRDCCEVAEDKQALDSILEEGNRTNVLTRRPSLLQILEAVKIGNLPMPPPTTQTQTLLYFILAIIIAVKMYFDLVCLAAPRSIPSSV, encoded by the exons ATGGACACACGATTCAACTCTTTGTCTCGAGATGCGGATGAGCCCCACAAGCTTGTCAATGCCTTGAACGGCATATTTTCCGAAGTCACAGTGCGGGCTGCCAGACCAGCGTGGTTTACCAAACTGCAGTGGTCTGCAAATCGCAAGTTCGACGAGAATAACGCTTTTCTACGCAAACTCGCCCACGAGGTGATCAGTCACCGCAGAGCAAACCCATCCCAGAAGAAGGATTTGTTGAATGCCCTAGTGAACGGCAAAGACCCGGCCACAG GATCAGAGACAACTGGCAATTTGCTTGCGTTTCTGCTTTACTACCTTATGGCAAACCCAAAGGTATACGCAACGCTACGAGAGGAGATCGAtagggtggtgggtggtgatccTTTGGCCCCCGAGCATCTGAACAAGTTGTCGTACACCAAGGCTTGCCTGAGAGAAGCACTTCGGCTGCAACCTACGGTTCCCGTTCTAGCTGTCAAGCCAGTGGATGTAGATGGCCCGATCGTACTGGGACATAAGTGGGAGCTCGACGGGCCGCAGACCATTCTTATTTTGcttcaccatcttcatcgaGATGCTTCTGTTTGGGGTGAGAATGCCGAAGACTTTAACCCTGAAAGAATGTTGGACAAGAACTTTGCGAAATTACCACCCAACGCATGGAAG CCATTCGGAAATGGGCAACGATCCTGTATTGGGAATGAATTCGCCTTCCAGGAAGCCACCATTGCCGTTGCACTTCTCTTTCAGAAATTCGACTTCTCATTCGCGGACCCAGAGTACAAACTCACCATCAAACAAGCAGCAAGTATCAAGCCAGCAAACCTCTTTATACACGCCAAACTAAGACCTGGAGTCGATGCTTTGTCGACTACCCAGGGCGTTGTGCACGAGGACACCATCGGAAAACCCGCTCCAGCCACAGATAACGTATTTTCAGGCGTCAATGACCTAAAACCGATCATTGTCTACTACGGCTCCAACATGGGAACATCAATGGAGCTTGCCAATAACCTAGCAAAGTCAGCTATTCAGAGAGGTTTCCAGTGCACAGCAGCGGCTCTTGATGAAGCCACCGGGAGTCTCAGGCCGGGAGTTTTGTCTGTATTCATTAGCTCGTCTTATGACGGACAGCCCACAAGCAACGGGGCCAAGTTCATTGACTGGATCTCAGCATTGAGTCCAAACTCCTTGACGGGCGTTGAATTTGTGGTTTTTGGGTGTGGCAACC GGGAATGGAGGGACACCTTTCAGCGTATCCCAAATCTTATCTTTGCTCTCTTGGAGAAACACGGTGCGAAATCCATCGCGGCAAAGGGAAGTGCAGATGCTGCCGAGGGCGATGTGCTCGCCCAGTTTGTGACGTGGCAGGCCAGTGACTTTTGGCCGTGTGTTGCGAACCTTCACGGCATCACTCCTGGAACCACAGATGAAGCATTGCGTGTTGCGGTTGTGCATCAAAAACCTACTTTTCAGCCTATTCAGACGGGTGTTAGCGCGATTGTGAAGAAGGTCTACCAGCTTACTGACGATGAAGTTCGACCGAAATACCATCTTGAACTTGAGCTTCCGGAGCGGCACAACTACGAGGTCGGCGGCTATCTCGAGATACTGCCGCGCAACCCCCTGGAGCTTGTCAAAAGAGCGCTCACAGCCTTAGGGCTCAAAGAGGACGATGTACTTGAACTAGAGAGCTCGGCTTCAACCCCGCTACCTACTGGTGTGCCACTCCTGGCAAAAGACCTCCTTTCTCATCATTTGGATCTGAATCAGCCAGCCACTGTTAAG CAACTGGAGCTTCTCAGGGATTGCTGCGAAGTGGCAGAGGACAAGCAGGCCCTAGACTCGATCCTCGAAGAAGGCAACAGAACCAATGTCTTGACTCGTCGTCCGTCTCTCCTTCAGATTCTAGAGGCTGTCAAGATTGGCAACCTTCCCAT gcctcctcccaccactcaaACCCAGACCTTACTCTATTTCATCCTCGCCATTATCATCGCCGTCAAGATGTACTTTGACTTGGTCTGTCTTGCAGCACCCAGGTCTATCCCATCCTCGGTTTAG
- a CDS encoding uncharacterized protein (EggNog:ENOG503NXJJ; antiSMASH:Cluster_3; COG:Q), producing MATHNVAVAVDKRESIPGPSPLPLLGNIRDIDVKNTVRSLNELADSYGPIYRLKLGVANVIIISSYGLINEVLSRKEFIKYPVGTVMRMRDVIHDSLITAFHHEENWAIAHRTLVPAFGPLAIKQMFGEMRDIGSQLVQKWIHSGPTTAIDVAADLQSLALDTLAL from the exons ATGGCCACGCACAATGTTGCTGTCGCCGTTGACAAACGGGAGTCTATCCCTGGTCCGTCACCGCTCCCACTGTTGGGGAATATTCGAGACATCGATGTCAAAAACACTGTTAGAAGTCTGAATGAGCTCGCTGACTCTTATG GACCAATCTACCGCTTGAAACTCGGCGTCGCCAATGTCATAATCATTTCCAGCTATGGACTCATCAATGAAGTCTTGTCCCGGAAGGAGTTCATCAAGTATCCCGTTGGGACCGTGATGCGCATGAGAGACGTGATTCATGACAGCCTCATCACCGCCTTCCACCATGAGGAAAACTGGGCGATTGCACATCGCACCTTGGTTCCTGCTTTTGGACCCTTGGCCATCAAACAAATGTTTGGCG AGATGCGTGATATTGGCTCTCAGCTCGTGCAGAAGTGGATTCATTCGGGGCCCACGACTGCTATCGACGTCGCAGCAGATTTGCAAAGTCTTGCGTTGGACACACTTGCGCTGTAG
- a CDS encoding uncharacterized protein (EggNog:ENOG503P0JI; SMCOG1005:Drug resistance transporter; SMCOG1005: EmrB/QacA; COG:U; antiSMASH:Cluster_3) encodes MKMAQQSLHDASQPPAHLVTDQQSSVERSEEAGGELNTWKAGRQEWMILLTLSIISFIIAVDVMILIPALPTLAHELGGTSAATFWTGTSFLLANAALVPCIGAVSDIFGRRELLMVSLLFFTMGTVVCCTSYTMTQLLAGRTLQGVGAGGIQTMSYIIVSDIVPLRQRPKYGNFTLLAWGLGAICGPVLGGVITEHTTWRWLFYINFPICALGLLIVPLTVNLRPEKKRTFAENLAAVDWAGGVLFIASISSFLVGLTWAGIQFPWNSYQTFVPIIVGAVGLLLTVVYEKRVPVFPFLRVSVFNSLSAVLVYICTTVHGFLLFSHLFYIMFYYQSIKAINPTIVAVIMVAVNLILFPASIVTGLMITRFGSFLWAVWGGLAVTTLGNGLLFLLDRDRSVVATVFILLISSIGQGLLLSALNVATQTMAKTVDVAYAVTMFMFMRTLGMCLGVALGGTTFQNVLLRALEERKVADALVIAVDAESFVARLHAMQSGPTKDAILESYVKGFHGVFSLLVALSASCLLASFFMKHHTLDRKLDSEHKLQGRHYPKGDVSA; translated from the exons ATGAAAATGGCACAGCAATCACTCCACGATGCCAGCCAACCTCCAGCTCATCTCGTAACGGACCAACAGAGTAGCGTCGAACGCAGCGAAGAGGCGGGGGGAGAGCTAAACACATGGAAGGCCGGGAGACAGGAGTGGATGATTCTGTTGACACTGTCCATTATCTCTTTCATCATTGCT GTTGATGTGATGATTCTGATTCCAGCACTGCCT ACACTCGCCCATGAACTCGGCGGTACGTCTGCAGCAACTTTTTGGACAGGCACATCTTTTCTACTGGCCAACGCAGCACTTGTTCCCTGCATTGGCGCCGTGTCTGACATCTTTGGTCGCCGTGAGCTGCTCATGGTGTCGCTTCTTTTCTTTACCATGGGGACAGTAGTATGTTGCACATCCTACACCATGACCCAGCTGCTGGCCGGCCGAACCTTGCAAGGTGTTGGGGCCGGGGGCATCCAGACAATGTCCTACATCATCGTGTCGGACATCGTGCCTCTCAGGCAGAGACCAAAATACGGCAACTTCACCTTGTTGGCCTGGGGCTTAGGCGCCATCTGTGGTCCTGTCCTTGGCGGTGTGATTACTGAGCACACAACATGGAGG TGGCTCTTTTACATCAACTTTCCCATCTGCGCTCTTGGGCTCTTGATTGTTCCTCTCACAGTCAATCTCAGgccagagaagaagagaactTTTGCGGAGAACCTTGCCGCTGTTGactgggctggtggtgttttaTTCATCGCCAGTATCTCAAGCTTCTTGGTCGGGCTCACTTGGGCAGGAATCCAATTTCCGTGGAACTCCTATCAAACATTTGTGCCAATCATCGTGGGTGCGGTTGGCCTGTTGCTAACGGTGGTTTATGAGAAACGCGTCCCTGTTTTCCCATTTTTGAGGGTCTCAGTCTTTAACAGCCTGTCTGCGGTGCTTGTTTACATCTGCACCACAGTTCATGGATTTCTG CTCTTCTCGCACCTGTTTTACATCATGTTCTATTACCAGTCCATCAAGGCCATAAACCCGACAATAGTGGCTGTCATCATGGTGGCGGTAAACCTGATTCTTTTTCCCGCCAGCATCGTCACGGGCCTGATGATTACACGGTTTGGGTCATTTTTATGGGCTGTTTGGGGTGGGCTGGCAGTGACAACATTGGGGAATGGTCTGTTATTCCTCTTGGACCGAGACCGTTCAGTGGTAGCCACTGTCTTTATCTTGCTTATTTCCAGCATCGGCCAGGGACTTTTGCTCAGCGCGCTCAACGTGGCTACGCAGACCATGGCCAAGACAGTTGATGTCGCGTATGCAGTCACCATGTTCATGTTTATGCGGACACTCGGCATGTGTTTGGGAGTTGCCTTGGGCGGCACAACGTTCCAAAATGTGCTGCTGAGAGCACTTGAGGAAAGGAAAGTCGCTGATGCTCTCGTCATTGCAGTTGATGCAGAGTCATTTGTGGCGAGACTCCACGCCATGCAAAGCGGTCCCACAAAGGATGCGATACTAGAGTCCTATGTGAAAGGGTTTCATGGAGTATTCAGCTTGTTGGTGGCTCTCTCAGCGTCGTGCTTATTGGCAAGTTTCTTCATGAAACACCACACCCTAGATAGGAAGTTGGATTCCGAACATAAACTGCAGGGCAGGCATTATCCAAAGGGAGATGTGAGCGCCTAG